A window of Gammaproteobacteria bacterium genomic DNA:
ATAACCAGTCCACACAGCAGGGCATATGCTCCCGCGCGCGTGCGGCGTATCGCAGTGCGGGGCCCAGATCGTGCGCGCTTGAAGGTGAGGGGCCGAGCGGGGAATCGCGTGAGAAACATCTGACTGTGGGCGGCGCGTTGCTACGATTGTTACCTGAGCAGCGATCCGGCCGTTCCATGGCCGGAACGATTGCGTCAGAAAGCTTACAGATAAAGCAGGCAGAAACGCTGCCAGGTGCACCTTAGTTTCTACGCCGATGCCCAGGCACTGCACCAGCCCGCGGCCAGCACCATCTGGCCTTGCATGAGCTGGCAGGGACCCGACTCGCCGCCGCCGCCATAGTATTTGCAGTTGGCGCACGTCTCACCTTTGACGGTGGATTTCTCGACATATTTCAGCTGCTTGGCAACCTGGTCGCTGGGCGAGATAGTCTCCGCGGCGCGTGCGGGCGTGCGCAAAAGCACATTGGCAAGTGGAATGGCGACGACGCCGCCCAGGGCGAGTTTGATGGCGCGTCGACGACCGTGTGCAATGGATTGATCAGACATCACTAACTCCTCGTTGGCATCCATGTCGGATGGCCATTATTGTTTAACTTTGTTTAACTCAAGCCACGCCCATGACAGTCAAGCCACCAGACGCTCACGTCGATTTAAGCACACATCGGGCCACGAATCAGCGCAATACTCCACGTCGGGCGCGAAGCGTCAACCGCTCATCCGCCAATCATGACACCGCCGAAATCGACCAAAACGGCCGATGAACGCGCCATTAGCGTTGCCGGGCGGCTACGGGACCGGGTCGCGCGGTTTTTTCCTGCGATATAATCGCGGCATGAATGCAAAAATAATCTGTTCGTTCTTTGCGGTGCTGCCGCCTCTGTTGGCATGGGCCCCGCTCAGCGCCACCACTTTGAACCTGCCAGCCGAGAACGATGCACTGGTCGGTGAATCAAAATCTACCGTCGCACGCTATCAGGACACGCTGATCGACATCGCGCGGCATCATGGCCTGGGTTTCGATGAAATTCGTCATGCCAACCCGGGAGTCGATGCGTGGTTGCCTGGCGAAGGAACGCGGGTTGTTTTGCCGGCGCGGCATATTCTTCCGGATGCGCCGCGCGAGGGCGTCGTAATCAACGTCGCTGAAAAGCGACTTTATTATTATCCCCCCACGCAAGCCGGCGAGCAGCCGCGGATCGTGACCTATCCGGTGAGCATCGGACGCGGCGAGTGGCAGACGCCTCTGATCACGACCAGCGTCATCTCAAAAGTAAAGGATCCGACCTGGTATCCGCCCGAGTCCGTGCGTAAAGAGCATGCGGCCGATGGCGATCCACTGCCCAACGCAGTGCCGCCTGGTCCAAAGAATCCGTTAGGTGGATTTGCGATGAGGCTTGGTCTTCCCAGCTATCTTATTCACGGCACCAACAAGCCTTTTGGCATCGGTATGCAGGTCACCCACGGTTGTATCCGCTTGTATCCGGAAGAGATCGAAGCGCTGTTCGACGCCGTACCGGTAGGCACGCCGGTGCGCATCGTCAATCAGACTTACAAGGCCGGCTGGCATCAGGGCGAGCTTTATCTTGAAGTGCATGCGCCATTGTCCGATGGCAAGGATTCCGCGCCGGCGCAAAATTTGACGCCTGTCGTCGCACAGATTATCGCGGCGACCAAAGCCCAGCCCGGGTATGAAATTGACTGGGGCAAGGTGCGGACCCTTGTACGCGAACAGGCTGGAGTCCCAATTGCGGTGGGGCGCGGCGGGGAGACGCCGACGCCATTAAATTCGGTGGCGCACACAGAAACGCATGACCAGGGCCAGGCGCAATAAAACTGCCAGATCGGGCTGAGCCCTATCGCGATATCCCCTGCGTCAACATTCCCCTACATCGATATCATGGGGGTTCTGTGGGTGTCAGGTTCCGCGGCGAAGGTTATTTTTGCTGTGATCTCTGGAACATGCGGTTCAGCCTCTCGGTATTCGCATCGCAGCACGACTCAGCCGCGCGCGCAGTCTGAGACGCCGCATTCGCGGTGCTCATCGCGCTATCCGCACTCTGTTGTGCCGAATCCGCGGTGCTCTGCGCCTGATCGGCGCTCTGCTGTGCGGACGCGGCGGCGGACTGAGCCTCTTCCGCCATCTTGCGCACTTCTTCCATACTGCCGCTGGTGGCGCAGCCCGCTCCAGTGACAACCACGGCTGCCAGCATGGCAATATTCAATGCCCGTGAGTAACTATGCTTCATTGGGTTCCCCTTTATAATGTCGCTTTCGAAATTGAAGAAATAACACGGCTCTCTCCTTTGCCATAATTCCGCCGCTACCTGCTGGCGCCATAATACTGTAAGGCGCATACTCACCGAAAGCAAACCAGCGCAATAACTTAACGGAGAATTATAAACCGTTCAGTTAACTTGGCTTCAATCTCAACGCCCAGCATCAATACCCACTTATTTAATGCAACACATATGTCTTTGAACTTGTTACATCCTGCGGTCAACCACTGGTTTCAGAACAGTTTTCCGGCACCCACCCCTGCCCAGCTTGAGGCGTGGCCCGCGATCAAGGCGAAGCGACACACCCTGATCGCATCGCCCACCGGCTCAGGCAAGACGCTGGCCGCGTTCCTCGCGGCCATCGATGATCTGACCCGTCAGGCCCTCGCGCATCCGCTGGAGGATTGCACCCAAGTTCTCTACGTCTCGCCGCTAAAGGCGTTATCCAGCGACATCCGCAGGAATCTCGACGCGCCGCTGTTCGGTATCCGCGAGGAGCTGATGATGAGCGGCTTGCCTGATATTGACGTCCGCGCGCAGGTGCGCACTGGCGATACCTCGCAGGCCGACCGCGAACGTATGCGGCGCAGGCCACCGCATATTCTCGTTACCACTCCGGAATCCCTCTATATATTGCTGACCTCCGATTCCGGGCGACGCATGCTCGCATCGGTACGCACCGTTATTCTGGACGAAATTCATGCAGTGGCCGGCAGCAAGCGTGGCGCACACCTGGCGCTGTCGCTGGAACGGTTACAATCGCTGTGTGCGCATCCGCTCATCCGCATAGGCCTCTCCGCCACGCAGAAACCCATCGAAAGCCTGGCAAGTTTTTTAGTCGGCGCTACCGGAGACGATTGCACTATCGTCGACATTGGCCATGCGCGCGCGCGCGATCTTGCGCTGGAGGTGCCGGGATCGCCGCTTACGGCGGTCATGGCGGGCGAAGTATGGACCGAAATCTACGACCGGCTGGCCGCGCTGGTCGATGAACATCGTACGACCCTGATTTTTGTCAACACGCGCCGTCTGGC
This region includes:
- a CDS encoding high-potential iron-sulfur protein translates to MDANEELVMSDQSIAHGRRRAIKLALGGVVAIPLANVLLRTPARAAETISPSDQVAKQLKYVEKSTVKGETCANCKYYGGGGESGPCQLMQGQMVLAAGWCSAWASA
- a CDS encoding L,D-transpeptidase family protein, giving the protein MNAKIICSFFAVLPPLLAWAPLSATTLNLPAENDALVGESKSTVARYQDTLIDIARHHGLGFDEIRHANPGVDAWLPGEGTRVVLPARHILPDAPREGVVINVAEKRLYYYPPTQAGEQPRIVTYPVSIGRGEWQTPLITTSVISKVKDPTWYPPESVRKEHAADGDPLPNAVPPGPKNPLGGFAMRLGLPSYLIHGTNKPFGIGMQVTHGCIRLYPEEIEALFDAVPVGTPVRIVNQTYKAGWHQGELYLEVHAPLSDGKDSAPAQNLTPVVAQIIAATKAQPGYEIDWGKVRTLVREQAGVPIAVGRGGETPTPLNSVAHTETHDQGQAQ